A genomic segment from Chloroflexaceae bacterium encodes:
- a CDS encoding glycosyltransferase family 4 protein, which produces MRIILPGDVFPPTGKGGAAWSSHTLARALIARGHTVTALTPVEGRRGNARGMALGVPLVEVGYRAPRLPFVRNFFRHEALWPRLARAIVAEGRGGSPVTVIHAQHVQTAPAAVLAGRALGAPVVITVRDHWPWHYFATGLHGDRLPYDRPGWPGLLTDLLARLGPLGGLAALPALPYILAHMRRRAAFLARADAVIAVSVYIARRLAPLVPPERIHVLPNMVDLEATRASAAPPPATAWKGALLLFAGKLEPNKGAGLLPEIFRALRARAPFESLPPFTLVVAGAGALRQELEQELRALGVPARFLDWAGHDEVLRLMARCDLLLFPSSWGEPLSRVLLEAACLGAPILAMPTGGTPDIVRDGHTGALAATPETFAARLAALLADPAERQRLGAGARVAAAGQFTVEAVLPRYEALYAAVSGTPPNGRVREGIALPDKLLP; this is translated from the coding sequence ATGCGCATCATCCTGCCCGGCGATGTGTTTCCGCCCACCGGCAAGGGCGGGGCGGCCTGGAGTTCCCACACTCTGGCCCGCGCTCTGATCGCCCGCGGGCACACAGTCACGGCGCTGACGCCCGTCGAGGGGCGGCGCGGCAATGCGCGCGGCATGGCCCTCGGCGTGCCGCTGGTCGAAGTGGGCTACCGGGCGCCGCGCCTGCCCTTCGTGCGCAACTTCTTTCGCCACGAGGCCCTCTGGCCGCGCCTGGCGCGGGCCATCGTCGCCGAGGGGCGAGGCGGCTCGCCGGTGACCGTCATCCACGCCCAGCACGTGCAGACGGCCCCGGCCGCCGTGCTCGCCGGACGCGCCCTGGGGGCGCCGGTGGTGATCACCGTGCGCGATCACTGGCCCTGGCACTACTTCGCTACCGGGCTGCACGGCGACCGGCTGCCCTATGACCGCCCCGGCTGGCCCGGGCTGCTCACCGACCTGCTGGCGCGCCTGGGGCCCCTGGGGGGCCTGGCGGCGCTCCCGGCCCTGCCGTACATACTGGCCCATATGCGGCGGCGCGCCGCCTTCCTCGCCCGGGCCGACGCGGTGATCGCGGTCAGCGTCTACATCGCCCGGCGGCTGGCCCCGCTGGTGCCGCCGGAGCGCATCCACGTGCTGCCGAACATGGTCGATCTGGAGGCGACGCGGGCCAGCGCCGCCCCGCCCCCGGCGACGGCCTGGAAAGGGGCGCTGCTGCTGTTCGCGGGCAAGCTGGAACCCAACAAGGGCGCCGGTCTGCTCCCGGAGATTTTCCGCGCCCTGCGCGCCCGCGCGCCGTTTGAAAGTCTGCCGCCCTTCACCCTGGTGGTGGCGGGCGCGGGCGCGCTGCGGCAGGAACTGGAGCAGGAGTTGCGTGCCCTGGGCGTGCCGGCGCGCTTCCTCGACTGGGCCGGCCACGACGAGGTGTTGCGGTTGATGGCCCGCTGCGACCTGTTGCTCTTCCCCTCGAGTTGGGGCGAACCCCTGAGCCGTGTGCTGCTGGAGGCCGCCTGTCTCGGCGCCCCCATTCTGGCCATGCCCACCGGCGGCACGCCCGACATTGTGCGCGACGGGCATACCGGCGCCCTGGCCGCGACTCCGGAGACCTTCGCCGCGCGCCTGGCCGCCCTCCTCGCCGACCCGGCGGAGCGGCAGCGCCTCGGCGCGGGCGCCCGCGTCGCCGCCGCCGGGCAGTTCACCGTCGAGGCCGTGCTGCCGCGCTACGAGGCCCTCTATGCCGCTGTGAGCGGAACCCCGCCCAACGGGAGGGTCCGGGAGGGCATAGCCCTCCCCGACAAGTTGCTCCCCTGA
- a CDS encoding UbiA family prenyltransferase: MPITSLLWDLYHFSRFSALGATAALPLLGAGSVTARLTLRRTAGLLAVATAFHLFAYLHNDVCDLDLDRTQPRRRHYPLVRGAVKPAVALGLAVACAPLAFALHTWLVAPDACTPARGDARLSLAAAFGALAIYNRWGKACPFPPLTDLAQALGWAALLRYGALATGHGPGALTRLLMAYEVLLILMVNGVHGALRDLENDAARGARTTALFLGARMENGRQRLSPALLAYTLTLQAALLALPLWYVASPSGERRGAGGVVNLALTTVFILARLARGGQAGDGAGMAHLVLVLSMPVALVAPRLAPLPRIALLAAHLLPLLPNGATYAALRWLLGMRHGE; encoded by the coding sequence ATGCCCATCACGTCCCTGCTCTGGGATCTCTACCACTTCAGCCGCTTCTCGGCCCTTGGCGCGACCGCGGCGCTCCCGCTGCTCGGCGCGGGCAGCGTTACCGCGCGCCTGACCCTGCGGCGCACCGCCGGCTTGCTGGCAGTGGCAACCGCCTTTCACCTCTTTGCCTACCTGCACAACGATGTCTGCGACCTGGACCTCGACCGCACCCAGCCGCGCCGGCGGCACTATCCGCTGGTGCGCGGCGCAGTGAAGCCGGCGGTCGCCCTGGGTCTGGCCGTGGCCTGCGCGCCGCTGGCCTTCGCGCTGCACACCTGGCTGGTCGCCCCCGATGCCTGCACCCCGGCGCGGGGTGATGCCAGATTGAGCCTGGCAGCGGCGTTTGGCGCGCTGGCGATCTACAACCGTTGGGGCAAGGCGTGCCCTTTCCCGCCCCTCACCGACCTGGCCCAGGCCCTGGGTTGGGCCGCGCTGCTGCGCTACGGCGCCCTGGCAACCGGTCATGGGCCAGGGGCGCTGACCCGCCTGCTCATGGCCTACGAAGTGTTGCTGATCCTGATGGTGAATGGCGTCCACGGCGCCTTGCGCGACCTGGAAAATGACGCCGCGCGCGGCGCGCGCACCACGGCCCTGTTCCTCGGCGCGCGAATGGAGAACGGGCGGCAGCGCCTCTCGCCGGCGCTCCTGGCCTACACATTGACGCTACAGGCGGCGCTGCTGGCCCTGCCGCTGTGGTACGTGGCTTCGCCATCCGGAGAACGCAGGGGCGCCGGCGGGGTCGTGAACCTTGCTCTGACCACCGTGTTTATCCTGGCGCGCCTGGCCCGTGGCGGGCAGGCCGGCGACGGCGCGGGCATGGCTCACCTGGTGCTGGTGCTGAGCATGCCGGTGGCCCTGGTGGCGCCGCGGCTGGCGCCCCTGCCCCGCATAGCCCTGCTCGCCGCGCACCTGCTGCCGCTGCTCCCCAACGGCGCGACCTATGCCGCGCTGCGCTGGTTGCTGGGGATGAGGCACGGCGAGTAG
- a CDS encoding serine/threonine-protein kinase — protein MSMLHPGALIIQRYQIVRLIGRGGMGAVYEAVDRRLRNTVALKQMLGDAPESAEAFEREAQLLAALRHPALPKVIDYFFEGAGRYLVMEFFPGADLAALLARHGNPFSPAEVLGWADQVLIALEYLHTREPPVLHRDIKPQNLKLTAEGQVVLLDFGLAKGIGPGASRSLFGYTLHYAPLEQIQGSGTDARSDLYALAATLYHLLTGRAPASAPARAEALLAGQADPLPPVHTVNRRVPLEVSTILAQALALRREERPGSAAELRQALRAVGAVFGAIPAPDAPTHIAQLPRPGAAVAARPISVGWDHVRAAARAQASQVLRELAGAPHRPGPYAPHLYIPRANAEEHLRAFLTSASGALLLIGDSGTGKTNLLARWAEHLQQQGDAVLFYRCGGSLGAEIDREISRDLGREAPEALAHDLGQIRRLAAEAGRCLVLIFDGLNEYRSGAQAGPESLLKQLDALVGRVAGPALRVVISCNSVAWGQLERAGAANLFWSAYYYGPDGQPWLSLEPFTPDELAMAYQRYAGFYRLQTPLERLPTSVRERLRKPLMLRLIAESCRDGPVELAARGPGLGLFRRYYEERVRQRREHLFMDELAGEMLRRGAISVPIRDLARNEHLREELLREDPDTAYCRLLDNGVLVEQRGHPFAGETVSFAYTELGAYVLARHLLGGAAGSEGLVGAVTGLMARARAFPLAFDVARIALLVARQSAAFATLARSPDIELRELVAQTLVELYAEDPQVGADLLKSLCQQDSDETRRTALKAAYYIGPPARDLFLWAAARGGPALRRVARDALYLIWRSDPDFTYGLLRDLVARVGPSALRDLRNILEFFFDLSVVIYINHPERPDVRDTTVELYYELARQRLHLDILNTGVFGKTIEDLIFQAVATAFSRPILDTMLLAEIVPVERFFEVPHTERAILMRVAPLFDPATPLRDYVSDLETLLREDNVLFNLVGTAQIAIHAFTDIAATAPVVRALFQRLPPIGRLWLLLSFSVLLPNTPHEWTPLVEELTEGLFRAHPDLIYGVTPSLLQQFDILLLPLGLAYGKLGQTMPLIELLLQDGLMREDRRQVERIVAGLAAAGFYYPEPVLRLLGDVAAALRDALPEALAPTLATMRMQHRDAVDVFMARRGFSDALQRHVAAAADTELVRRYIYWLGLYNQVVHSCVYYPKMRRQMAMAAMEMLTRSRTPGEFVTVYTATVFRMLREAGFRLSEWTRDS, from the coding sequence ATGTCCATGCTCCATCCCGGCGCCCTCATCATCCAGCGTTACCAGATTGTGCGGCTGATCGGCCGCGGCGGGATGGGTGCGGTCTACGAAGCGGTGGACCGGCGGTTGCGCAATACGGTCGCCTTGAAGCAGATGCTCGGCGATGCCCCCGAGAGCGCCGAGGCCTTCGAGCGCGAGGCCCAGCTCCTCGCCGCCTTGCGCCATCCTGCATTGCCCAAGGTAATTGACTACTTCTTCGAAGGGGCCGGGCGTTACCTGGTGATGGAGTTTTTCCCTGGCGCGGATCTGGCCGCACTGCTGGCCCGCCACGGCAACCCTTTCTCCCCGGCTGAGGTGCTCGGCTGGGCCGATCAGGTGCTCATCGCTCTGGAGTATCTTCATACGCGCGAACCGCCGGTGTTGCACCGCGACATCAAGCCGCAGAATCTCAAGCTCACCGCCGAGGGCCAGGTAGTGCTGCTCGACTTTGGTCTCGCCAAGGGCATCGGTCCCGGCGCGTCCCGCAGTCTCTTCGGCTACACCTTGCACTATGCTCCGCTGGAGCAGATCCAGGGCAGCGGCACCGATGCCCGCTCTGACCTCTATGCCCTCGCCGCGACCCTCTACCACTTGCTCACCGGACGGGCGCCGGCGAGCGCGCCAGCGCGGGCCGAGGCGCTGCTCGCGGGCCAGGCCGACCCGCTGCCGCCGGTGCATACGGTGAATCGCCGGGTTCCGCTTGAGGTTAGCACAATACTGGCGCAGGCCCTGGCCCTGCGGCGCGAGGAGCGCCCCGGCAGCGCCGCAGAGCTGCGCCAGGCGCTGCGAGCCGTCGGCGCCGTTTTCGGGGCCATACCGGCCCCGGATGCGCCGACCCACATCGCGCAACTGCCGCGCCCTGGCGCGGCGGTTGCGGCCCGGCCCATCAGTGTCGGCTGGGACCACGTGCGCGCCGCCGCCCGCGCCCAGGCCAGCCAGGTGCTCCGCGAACTGGCTGGCGCGCCCCACCGTCCCGGCCCCTACGCGCCGCACCTCTACATTCCCCGCGCCAACGCCGAAGAGCATCTGCGCGCTTTTCTGACCAGCGCAAGCGGGGCGCTGTTGTTGATCGGCGACTCAGGGACGGGGAAGACGAATCTGCTGGCGCGCTGGGCCGAGCATTTGCAGCAGCAGGGCGACGCCGTGCTCTTCTACCGCTGCGGCGGCTCGCTGGGCGCGGAGATTGACCGGGAGATCAGCCGCGATCTGGGGCGCGAAGCTCCCGAGGCTCTGGCGCACGATCTGGGGCAGATCAGGCGCCTGGCGGCTGAGGCCGGGCGTTGCCTGGTACTGATCTTCGATGGGCTGAACGAGTATCGCAGCGGCGCTCAGGCCGGCCCGGAGAGCCTGCTCAAGCAACTGGACGCCCTGGTTGGCCGCGTCGCCGGTCCCGCGTTGCGCGTGGTCATCAGTTGCAACAGCGTGGCCTGGGGCCAGTTGGAGCGCGCTGGCGCGGCCAATCTGTTCTGGAGCGCCTACTACTACGGCCCCGACGGCCAGCCGTGGCTGTCCCTTGAACCCTTCACGCCTGACGAACTGGCCATGGCCTACCAGCGTTACGCCGGTTTCTATCGCCTTCAGACGCCTCTGGAGCGCCTGCCGACGAGTGTGCGCGAACGCCTGCGGAAGCCGCTTATGCTGCGCCTGATCGCCGAGAGTTGCCGCGATGGGCCGGTCGAACTGGCGGCCCGCGGGCCGGGACTGGGCCTGTTCCGCCGCTACTACGAGGAACGAGTGCGCCAGCGCCGCGAGCATCTGTTCATGGACGAACTGGCCGGTGAGATGCTCCGCCGGGGAGCGATCAGCGTGCCTATCCGCGATCTGGCCCGCAACGAACACCTGCGCGAGGAACTGCTGCGTGAGGACCCCGATACCGCCTACTGTCGCCTGCTCGACAATGGCGTGCTGGTTGAACAGCGCGGCCATCCCTTCGCCGGCGAAACGGTGAGCTTCGCCTACACCGAACTCGGCGCCTACGTGCTCGCCCGGCATCTGCTGGGGGGCGCGGCCGGCAGCGAGGGCCTCGTCGGGGCCGTCACCGGCCTCATGGCCCGCGCGCGCGCGTTTCCCCTGGCCTTCGACGTGGCGCGCATCGCCCTGCTGGTGGCCCGGCAGTCCGCCGCCTTCGCCACCCTGGCCCGCTCTCCCGACATCGAGCTGCGCGAACTTGTCGCCCAGACCCTGGTTGAGTTGTACGCCGAGGATCCGCAGGTCGGCGCCGATCTGCTCAAGTCGCTCTGCCAGCAAGACTCCGACGAAACCCGCCGCACCGCGCTCAAGGCTGCCTATTACATCGGCCCGCCCGCCCGCGACCTGTTCCTCTGGGCCGCCGCCCGTGGCGGCCCGGCCCTGCGACGGGTCGCCCGCGACGCGCTCTACCTCATCTGGCGGTCCGACCCTGACTTCACCTATGGCTTGCTGCGCGACCTGGTGGCCCGCGTCGGCCCCTCGGCCCTGCGCGACCTGCGGAACATCCTGGAGTTCTTCTTCGACCTCTCGGTGGTGATCTACATCAACCACCCCGAGCGCCCCGACGTGCGCGACACCACCGTGGAGTTGTACTACGAACTGGCCCGCCAGCGGCTGCATCTTGATATTCTCAACACCGGGGTCTTCGGCAAGACCATCGAAGACCTGATCTTTCAGGCGGTAGCCACTGCCTTCTCGCGCCCGATTCTCGACACCATGCTACTGGCGGAAATTGTGCCGGTGGAGCGGTTTTTCGAAGTGCCGCACACGGAGCGCGCCATCCTCATGCGGGTCGCGCCGCTGTTCGACCCGGCAACGCCTCTGCGCGACTACGTGAGCGACCTGGAGACCCTGCTCCGCGAAGACAACGTGCTCTTTAACCTGGTCGGCACGGCGCAGATCGCCATTCACGCCTTTACCGACATTGCCGCCACGGCCCCGGTGGTTCGGGCGCTCTTCCAGCGCCTGCCGCCCATAGGCCGGCTCTGGCTGCTGCTGTCGTTCAGCGTGCTGTTGCCGAACACCCCCCACGAGTGGACGCCGCTGGTCGAGGAGTTGACCGAGGGGCTGTTCCGCGCCCACCCCGACCTGATCTACGGCGTGACGCCGAGCTTGCTCCAGCAGTTCGACATCCTGCTCCTGCCCCTCGGTCTGGCCTACGGCAAACTCGGCCAGACCATGCCGCTGATCGAGTTGCTCCTCCAGGACGGTCTGATGCGCGAGGATCGGCGCCAGGTCGAACGCATCGTGGCCGGCCTGGCCGCGGCAGGCTTCTACTACCCCGAGCCGGTGCTGCGGCTTCTCGGCGACGTGGCGGCGGCCCTGCGCGACGCTCTGCCGGAGGCCCTGGCGCCTACGCTGGCGACCATGCGCATGCAGCACCGCGACGCCGTGGATGTGTTCATGGCCCGGCGCGGCTTCAGTGACGCCCTGCAACGCCACGTGGCCGCCGCCGCCGACACGGAACTGGTGCGGCGCTACATCTACTGGCTGGGCCTCTACAATCAGGTGGTGCATTCCTGCGTCTACTATCCCAAAATGCGCCGCCAGATGGCCATGGCCGCTATGGAAATGCTGACCCGCTCACGCACGCCCGGTGAGTTCGTCACTGTGTACACCGCCACCGTCTTTCGCATGCTGCGCGAGGCGGGTTTCCGCCTCAGCGAGTGGACGCGGGATTCCTGA
- a CDS encoding histone deacetylase: MQIFYSDTFVLPLPPGHRFPMQKYALLRERVVATGLAFPDRLRLPPAASDGELARAHDLDYIRRCQTGALSAQEQRRIGFPWSPAMVERSRRSSGATIAACRAALAGEVGVNLAGGTHHAFADHGAGYCVFNDSAVAARAMQAEGRARRVVILDCDVHQGDGTAAILRDDASIFTFSIHAAKNFPFRKQRSDLDIELPDGADDALYLDALEDGVRRALEAARPDLAIYLAGADPYFDDRLGRLALTKAGLAERDRVIFHYCRAAGVPLAITMAGGYARRIEDTVDIHFQTVAAAASL, from the coding sequence ATGCAGATCTTCTACTCCGACACCTTCGTGCTGCCCCTGCCGCCGGGGCACCGTTTCCCGATGCAAAAGTACGCGCTGCTGCGCGAGCGGGTGGTTGCGACGGGCCTGGCGTTCCCTGATCGGCTTCGCCTGCCCCCCGCGGCCAGCGACGGGGAACTGGCCCGCGCCCACGACCTCGACTACATCCGGCGCTGCCAGACGGGCGCGTTGAGCGCCCAGGAGCAGCGGCGCATCGGCTTTCCCTGGTCGCCGGCGATGGTCGAGCGTTCACGTCGTTCTTCCGGGGCCACCATCGCCGCCTGCCGCGCGGCCCTGGCGGGCGAGGTGGGGGTCAATCTGGCCGGCGGCACGCACCACGCCTTCGCCGACCATGGAGCGGGCTACTGTGTGTTCAACGACAGCGCCGTGGCCGCCCGCGCCATGCAGGCCGAGGGCCGCGCCCGCCGCGTAGTCATTCTCGACTGCGACGTGCATCAGGGCGACGGCACCGCCGCGATTCTCCGCGACGACGCCAGCATCTTCACCTTCTCCATCCACGCGGCGAAGAACTTCCCCTTCCGCAAGCAGCGCAGTGACCTGGACATCGAACTGCCCGACGGGGCCGATGACGCGCTCTACCTTGACGCGCTGGAGGACGGCGTGCGCCGCGCCCTGGAGGCGGCCCGCCCCGACCTGGCGATCTACCTTGCCGGCGCCGACCCCTACTTCGACGACCGTCTGGGGCGGCTGGCGCTCACCAAGGCCGGCCTGGCCGAACGCGACCGGGTCATTTTCCACTACTGCCGCGCCGCTGGCGTTCCCCTGGCTATCACTATGGCCGGCGGCTACGCCCGCCGCATCGAGGATACGGTGGACATCCACTTCCAGACCGTGGCCGCGGCGGCGAGCCTGTAA
- a CDS encoding FHA domain-containing protein has translation MSEAHQPAVARLVALADDVTPAEFLLSGEEHTLGRAPGCDIVIPRQTISRLHARITREGPRYVLRDAGSANGTFVNGLPLIGAHVLSDHDTIGLGATGGLLRFLDPDPTVVAGARLRFDERAQVFLLNGQPLDLPPGQFRLLLHLHRNLGALCTRESCAEAIWGRDYDPGLDAEALDRAVSNLRAALRRADPSADLIQTRRGLGYVLLAQPPG, from the coding sequence ATGAGTGAGGCACATCAACCCGCGGTTGCACGCCTGGTGGCCCTGGCCGATGATGTTACTCCGGCCGAGTTCCTCCTGAGCGGCGAGGAGCACACCCTGGGCCGCGCGCCTGGCTGCGACATCGTCATCCCCCGGCAGACGATCTCACGGCTGCACGCGCGCATCACCCGCGAGGGGCCGCGCTACGTGCTGCGCGACGCCGGCAGCGCCAATGGAACGTTCGTCAACGGCTTGCCGCTGATCGGGGCGCATGTGCTCAGCGACCACGACACGATCGGGCTGGGCGCTACGGGCGGCCTGCTGCGCTTCCTCGACCCTGACCCGACGGTGGTCGCCGGCGCGCGTCTGCGCTTCGACGAACGCGCGCAGGTCTTCCTGCTCAACGGCCAGCCGCTCGACCTGCCGCCGGGCCAGTTCAGGCTTCTGCTGCACCTGCACCGCAACCTTGGCGCCCTGTGCACCCGCGAATCCTGCGCCGAGGCCATCTGGGGGCGCGACTACGACCCCGGTCTCGACGCCGAGGCCCTCGACCGCGCCGTGAGCAACCTGCGCGCCGCCCTGCGTCGCGCCGACCCCTCCGCCGACCTGATCCAGACCCGCCGCGGCCTGGGCTATGTGTTGCTGGCTCAGCCGCCGGGATAG